The proteins below are encoded in one region of Streptomyces sp. NBC_01408:
- a CDS encoding DUF4180 domain-containing protein: protein MSTLQTIHGVPVLICGSEGERISGEGDVMDLIGNAMYQGVQWIAIPAERFDETFFRLSTRVAGDVVQKFVNYRVGLAVLGDISRHTTNSPALRDFVRECNRGRQTWFLTDAAELHDRLGPPAASEA from the coding sequence ATGAGCACCCTGCAGACGATCCACGGCGTACCCGTCCTGATATGCGGCTCCGAGGGCGAGAGGATCAGCGGTGAAGGCGACGTCATGGACCTCATCGGCAACGCCATGTACCAGGGGGTCCAGTGGATCGCCATCCCCGCCGAGCGCTTCGACGAGACCTTCTTCCGGCTGAGCACCCGGGTCGCCGGTGACGTCGTCCAGAAGTTCGTGAACTACCGCGTGGGGCTCGCCGTCCTCGGCGACATCTCCCGCCACACGACGAACAGTCCGGCACTGCGCGACTTCGTCCGCGAGTGCAACCGCGGCCGCCAGACCTGGTTCCTCACCGACGCCGCGGAACTGCACGACCGTCTCGGGCCCCCGGCCGCTTCAGAGGCCTGA
- a CDS encoding DUF6296 family protein, giving the protein MGEDREDRYELVFEDDGSAESADTVVVTRTERTGPGGHPVYADDTGIIRAEISDQGEVRMLASGGQQALSHPARARRPAS; this is encoded by the coding sequence GTGGGCGAGGACCGTGAGGATCGCTATGAGTTGGTGTTCGAGGACGACGGTTCGGCGGAGTCCGCGGACACCGTGGTCGTCACGCGCACGGAGCGGACGGGTCCGGGCGGCCATCCGGTCTACGCCGACGACACCGGGATCATCCGCGCCGAGATCAGCGACCAGGGCGAGGTCCGGATGCTGGCCTCGGGAGGCCAGCAGGCCCTGAGCCACCCCGCCCGTGCCCGGCGGCCCGCCTCCTGA